The following coding sequences lie in one Cyanobacterium sp. Dongsha4 genomic window:
- a CDS encoding VOC family protein has translation MIHHISIRTADIMSAIAFYELLGFTVKERFTTGYTLACWLEGEGGRLELMQIPQPKPAPDAFNDEHYVGYYHFTLDITEKRIDLPTWLEQLKQKFWRESQIDNSKISPLKILLPPQQQMIENQLYEVAFIADTDNLPIEIIRLCEKSP, from the coding sequence ATGATTCATCATATTTCAATTCGCACTGCTGATATAATGAGTGCGATCGCATTTTATGAATTATTAGGTTTTACGGTAAAGGAAAGATTCACCACAGGTTACACCCTTGCTTGTTGGCTAGAAGGGGAAGGAGGAAGACTAGAATTAATGCAAATACCACAACCAAAACCAGCCCCAGATGCTTTTAATGATGAACACTATGTTGGTTACTATCACTTCACTTTAGATATTACAGAAAAAAGAATAGATTTACCCACATGGTTAGAACAATTAAAACAAAAATTTTGGCGTGAAAGTCAAATAGATAATTCTAAAATTTCACCGTTAAAAATTCTGCTTCCCCCTCAACAACAAATGATTGAAAATCAACTGTATGAAGTAGCTTTTATTGCTGATACAGATAACCTACCCATTGAAATAATTCGGCTTTGTGAAAAAAGTCCTTGA
- a CDS encoding urease accessory protein UreF — MSNYLLSLLQLCNSSLPLGAYSYSEGLEFLVENGNITNGESLRQWLENELFYGSIRIEGAIALRAYDCYLNDDCEGLYYWNNWLSASRETKELREQSWQMGKSLCRLTLQLIPDDKKLKSVIDNFDSPCNSAIAFGIISAYSQIPPKEMLWGYLHSWLNNLVNGGVKLIPLGQTEGQKLIFNLHESIINTTQQIINLQDDQLASCSWGLSFASIHHETLYSRLFRS, encoded by the coding sequence ATGTCAAATTATTTATTATCTTTACTACAGCTATGTAATTCTAGCTTACCTTTGGGGGCTTATAGTTATTCTGAAGGCTTAGAGTTTTTGGTGGAAAACGGCAATATCACCAATGGTGAAAGTTTACGACAATGGCTAGAAAATGAGTTATTTTACGGTTCAATTCGGATTGAGGGTGCGATCGCACTCCGAGCTTATGATTGTTATCTCAATGATGATTGTGAGGGGTTATATTATTGGAATAACTGGCTAAGTGCCTCCCGTGAAACCAAAGAATTAAGAGAGCAAAGTTGGCAGATGGGGAAAAGTTTATGTCGTCTAACTCTCCAGCTAATACCAGATGATAAGAAACTAAAATCCGTTATTGATAATTTTGATTCTCCCTGCAATAGTGCGATCGCATTTGGGATTATAAGTGCTTATAGTCAAATACCCCCTAAAGAAATGCTATGGGGCTATCTTCACAGTTGGCTCAATAACCTAGTAAATGGAGGAGTTAAATTAATACCTTTAGGACAAACAGAAGGACAAAAATTGATTTTTAATTTACATGAATCTATTATTAATACTACTCAACAAATAATTAATCTTCAAGATGATCAATTAGCCTCCTGTAGTTGGGGTTTATCTTTTGCCAGTATCCATCACGAAACTTTATATAGTAGGCTTTTTCGTAGTTAA
- a CDS encoding TIGR02652 family protein → MTNTNLQYPIFGPQIKCPHCRQTIDALTLTDSYLCPRHGAFEANPETEVLVHLQSGRQWRLWEHKWYRQHTHPDGIRFEIHEALDRLYTEGYRATKVIIAERYYNLISSYLDKGNNWQGNQESKLYKLYGLPVEFSHKSDAEPCWEVINFVLEKEKGTPSRYPYFRLFE, encoded by the coding sequence ATGACTAATACCAATCTACAATATCCTATCTTTGGACCTCAAATAAAATGCCCCCATTGTCGTCAAACCATAGATGCTTTAACCCTGACAGATAGTTACCTATGTCCTCGTCATGGAGCTTTTGAGGCTAATCCTGAAACAGAAGTATTAGTTCATTTACAGTCGGGCAGACAATGGCGTTTGTGGGAGCATAAATGGTATCGTCAACATACTCATCCTGATGGTATTCGCTTTGAAATTCATGAAGCCTTAGATCGTCTTTATACTGAGGGATACCGTGCAACAAAAGTAATTATAGCAGAACGTTACTATAACCTAATTAGTTCTTATTTAGATAAAGGCAACAATTGGCAAGGAAATCAAGAAAGCAAGTTATATAAACTATATGGGTTGCCCGTAGAATTTAGTCATAAATCTGATGCCGAGCCTTGTTGGGAAGTGATTAACTTTGTGTTAGAAAAGGAAAAAGGCACTCCTTCCCGTTATCCTTATTTTCGTCTTTTTGAATAA